The Gemella haemolysans genome includes a region encoding these proteins:
- the metG gene encoding methionine--tRNA ligase has protein sequence MTKKTFYVTTPIYYPSGNLHIGHAYTTVACDALTRYKKLSGYDTYFLTGTDEHGQKIQQKAQEKGISEQAYVDEMIKDIKKLWEAMDINYSKFIRTTDDYHERAVSEIFDRLVEKGDIYLGEYKGWYSISDEEYFTETQLQEVFRDEEGNMIGGIAPSGNEVKLVSEECYFFKMSKYADRLVKYYDEHPEFILPESRKNEMLNNFIKPGLEDLAVTRTTFDWGVKVKSNPKHVVYVWIDALVNYITALGYATGDSEELFNKYWPADVQVVGKEIVRFHVIYWPILLMALDLPLPKKIFAHGWLLMKDGKMSKSKGNVVDPYMLIERYGLDSARYYLLREVPFGQDGIFTPESFIDRINSDLSNDLGNLLNRTISMINKYCGGIIPKFVEPTTEFDKELIALSKEVIAEYEEYMENMQFSKALESVWKFISRTNKYIDQTTPWILAKDEANQPELDKVMNYLAESLRIATILIAPALTKAPVEIAKQLGVKEELLVFESAKTFGVFDGTVKVVEKPTPIFPRFDKEVEVEYIKNQMSPKALENLETESKEEQDDTYVELAEEITIDKFFETSLRVAEVLECEKVKKSSKLLKFKLDLGNHQRQIVSGIAKYYDPAELVGKKVAVVANLKPVKLCGELSEGMILSAEKDGILRVVEINSEIPNGAEIR, from the coding sequence ATGACTAAAAAAACATTTTATGTTACAACTCCTATTTATTACCCAAGTGGTAACTTACACATAGGACATGCGTACACAACGGTTGCTTGTGATGCATTAACTAGATATAAAAAATTAAGTGGATATGATACATACTTTTTAACAGGTACAGATGAACACGGTCAAAAAATCCAACAAAAGGCTCAAGAAAAAGGTATTTCAGAACAAGCTTATGTTGATGAAATGATTAAAGATATTAAAAAATTATGGGAAGCAATGGATATCAACTATAGTAAGTTTATTCGTACTACAGATGATTATCATGAGAGAGCTGTTTCTGAAATTTTTGATAGATTAGTTGAAAAAGGTGATATTTACCTTGGAGAATATAAAGGTTGGTATTCAATTAGTGATGAAGAATATTTCACAGAAACACAACTTCAAGAAGTATTCAGAGATGAAGAGGGGAATATGATTGGTGGTATCGCACCAAGTGGAAATGAAGTTAAATTAGTAAGTGAAGAATGTTATTTCTTCAAAATGAGTAAATATGCTGACAGATTAGTGAAATACTATGATGAGCATCCTGAATTCATTTTACCTGAAAGCAGAAAAAATGAAATGCTTAACAACTTTATTAAGCCAGGATTGGAAGATTTAGCAGTTACTCGTACAACTTTCGATTGGGGAGTAAAAGTAAAATCTAATCCAAAACATGTTGTATATGTTTGGATTGACGCTTTAGTTAACTACATTACAGCTTTAGGATATGCGACTGGAGATAGTGAAGAATTATTTAATAAATATTGGCCTGCAGATGTGCAAGTTGTTGGGAAAGAAATCGTACGTTTCCACGTGATTTATTGGCCAATACTTCTAATGGCATTAGATTTACCTCTACCTAAGAAAATTTTTGCTCATGGTTGGTTATTAATGAAAGATGGTAAAATGAGTAAATCTAAAGGTAATGTAGTTGATCCATATATGTTGATAGAACGTTATGGTTTAGATTCAGCTCGTTACTATTTATTACGTGAGGTTCCATTTGGACAAGATGGTATCTTCACTCCTGAAAGTTTTATTGATAGAATCAACTCAGATTTATCAAATGATTTAGGAAACTTATTAAATAGAACTATTTCAATGATTAACAAATACTGTGGTGGAATTATTCCAAAATTTGTGGAACCAACTACAGAATTTGATAAAGAATTAATAGCTTTATCAAAAGAAGTTATTGCAGAATATGAAGAATATATGGAGAATATGCAGTTCTCTAAAGCATTAGAATCAGTATGGAAATTTATTTCTAGAACTAATAAATATATCGATCAAACTACACCATGGATTCTAGCGAAAGATGAAGCTAATCAACCTGAATTAGATAAGGTAATGAACTATTTAGCAGAAAGTCTTCGTATTGCTACAATTTTAATAGCGCCAGCTTTAACAAAAGCTCCTGTTGAAATTGCTAAACAATTAGGTGTTAAAGAAGAATTATTAGTATTTGAATCAGCTAAAACATTTGGAGTATTTGATGGAACGGTTAAAGTTGTAGAAAAACCAACTCCAATTTTCCCAAGATTTGATAAAGAAGTAGAGGTAGAGTATATTAAAAATCAAATGTCTCCTAAGGCTTTAGAAAACTTAGAAACTGAATCAAAAGAAGAACAGGATGATACTTATGTAGAACTTGCTGAAGAAATTACAATCGATAAATTCTTTGAGACTTCATTAAGAGTTGCGGAAGTATTAGAATGTGAAAAAGTTAAGAAAAGTTCTAAACTATTAAAATTCAAATTAGACTTAGGTAATCACCAAAGACAAATAGTTTCTGGTATTGCTAAATATTATGATCCAGCAGAATTAGTTGGTAAAAAAGTAGCTGTAGTAGCTAATTTAAAACCTGTTAAATTATGTGGTGAATTAAGTGAAGGTATGATACTATCAGCTGAAAAAGATGGTATTTTACGAGTAGTAGA
- a CDS encoding proton-conducting transporter transmembrane domain-containing protein — protein MHSNLPVIPIFIPLLFAAITVLFRKRIAMQRLLTTLATLLVLAFSIYNIYLVDKHKILILEMGNWASPFGITLTLDGLNSVLVTTSSLVFLATLLYSFKTIDKIRELSFFYPGFLLIMVGINGAFTTGDIFNLFVFYEILLMSSYLLLLVGINKEQLKSSISYVLMNVFAGSLFVISIGYLYTIVGSLNMAYISQTISSMSDRRGLYLVGAVMIFVFCMKGALFPLFTWMNRSYVAPPIAVSIIFGALLTKVGLYSIIRTYGLFYYESNFIKSYLLILGAISIIAGCIGAIYQKDLKQIVVFNIVISLGVMVCGTATLNTFGVKGALFYAVNDILLKAALFIIVGLIIYVSGVKYIQKCGLINKYPLLGWTYFIVVLSLAGVPPFSGFYGKALIIKGLVANNNTFIAILVALSGLVVFYSLIKVFLNVFYDNINKSLILKPLPKGVQIPLIAIVAIALIIGVSTNLLDGFFDKGIQMVLNPHHYIDLVLKKGA, from the coding sequence ATGCATAGTAATTTACCTGTTATTCCAATATTTATACCCCTTCTATTTGCTGCAATAACAGTATTATTTAGAAAAAGAATAGCCATGCAACGTTTACTAACAACATTAGCTACTCTGTTAGTCTTAGCATTTTCAATCTACAACATCTATCTTGTAGATAAACATAAAATACTAATATTAGAAATGGGTAACTGGGCTAGTCCTTTCGGTATTACATTGACTTTAGATGGACTAAACAGTGTTTTAGTTACAACTTCATCATTAGTATTTTTAGCAACTCTATTATACTCATTTAAAACAATAGATAAAATACGTGAACTTAGCTTCTTCTATCCAGGTTTCTTATTAATAATGGTAGGTATTAACGGAGCATTCACTACAGGAGATATTTTTAACCTTTTTGTTTTCTACGAAATCTTACTTATGTCTTCTTACTTACTATTGTTAGTAGGTATAAATAAAGAACAACTTAAATCTTCTATTAGTTATGTACTAATGAACGTTTTTGCTGGTAGTTTATTTGTTATTAGTATCGGTTATCTTTACACAATTGTTGGTAGTTTGAATATGGCATACATATCACAAACAATTTCTTCTATGTCAGATCGCAGAGGATTATACCTTGTCGGCGCAGTAATGATATTCGTGTTCTGTATGAAAGGAGCATTATTCCCACTATTCACTTGGATGAATAGATCATATGTAGCACCTCCAATTGCTGTCTCAATTATCTTTGGGGCGCTATTAACAAAAGTTGGACTATACTCGATTATTAGAACTTATGGACTATTCTACTACGAGTCAAACTTCATTAAATCATACTTATTAATTTTAGGTGCTATATCTATAATAGCCGGATGTATTGGGGCAATTTACCAAAAAGATTTAAAACAAATAGTAGTATTTAACATTGTAATTTCTCTAGGAGTAATGGTTTGTGGAACAGCTACATTAAATACATTTGGTGTTAAAGGTGCTTTATTCTACGCTGTTAACGACATACTGCTTAAAGCTGCTTTATTCATAATCGTAGGCTTAATAATTTACGTTAGCGGTGTTAAATATATTCAAAAATGTGGATTAATTAACAAATATCCTCTTCTAGGATGGACATACTTTATTGTTGTCTTATCATTAGCAGGAGTACCACCATTTAGCGGATTTTATGGTAAAGCTTTAATAATTAAAGGATTAGTAGCAAACAACAATACATTTATTGCAATACTTGTTGCTTTATCTGGATTAGTTGTGTTTTACTCATTAATTAAAGTTTTCTTAAATGTCTTTTACGATAATATAAATAAGAGTTTAATTTTAAAACCTCTTCCTAAAGGTGTACAAATCCCTCTTATCGCTATCGTAGCAATTGCATTAATTATTGGAGTTAGCACTAACCTATTAGATGGATTCTTCGATAAAGGTATACAAATGGTACTTAATCCTCATCATTATATCGATTTAGTACTTAAGAAAGGAGCATAA
- a CDS encoding phospho-sugar mutase, producing the protein MSNYQELYEKWLNSSALTEEEKLQLKNVADDEVEKEDRFYKELEFGTAGLRGKVGMGSNRMNRFIIARATKALAQTIIDNGLQEKGIAIAHDPRLFSKEFAKLAALVMASNGVKAYLFEDLRPTPELSFAVRYLGTASGINITASHNPKEYNGYKVYWQEGSQIKSDISDKVLEYINSMDIFDNYVTLTEEEAQEKGLLVYIGQEIDEEFYRESLNCAINDENIDKNISVVYTPLNGAGYKAVTTVLARRGFENVHVVEEQKDPDGTFPTIEYPNPEDTAAFEYGERLAKEVNADVIIATDPDCDRLAVEVIHNGEVVSLNGNQAGAVLVQYVIENLAKQNKLPENPVLVKSIVTSKMVEPLCKEYGVEVIDVLTGFKNICALPNEWDITGEKNYVMGYEESIGYNVGTFLRDKDGVTIAMLLVEAAAFYKTQGKTLVDVLDGFYEKYGYYLDKTISIVLEGAAGAQRIKRMMEKYREIFAREIAGSEVVAITDYLVQKEKTVATGEEKDIEIEKTDAVKFSYSDESWYTLRPSGTEPKVKLYIYVKDADKKVAEEKLVKFEEKVLELLYSID; encoded by the coding sequence ATGAGTAACTATCAAGAATTATATGAAAAATGGTTAAACAGTTCAGCTTTAACTGAAGAAGAAAAACTTCAATTAAAAAATGTAGCTGATGATGAAGTAGAAAAAGAAGATAGATTTTATAAAGAATTAGAATTCGGAACTGCGGGATTACGTGGTAAAGTAGGTATGGGTTCAAATAGAATGAATAGATTCATTATCGCTCGTGCTACAAAAGCGTTAGCGCAAACTATTATCGACAATGGATTACAAGAAAAAGGTATTGCTATTGCACACGATCCACGTCTTTTCTCAAAAGAATTTGCTAAACTAGCAGCATTAGTAATGGCTAGTAACGGAGTTAAAGCATACCTATTCGAAGATTTGCGTCCAACTCCAGAATTATCATTTGCAGTTCGTTACTTAGGAACAGCTAGTGGTATTAACATTACAGCAAGTCACAATCCTAAAGAATATAATGGATATAAAGTATACTGGCAAGAAGGGTCTCAAATTAAATCTGATATAAGTGATAAAGTTTTAGAATACATTAACTCAATGGATATCTTTGATAACTATGTTACTTTAACAGAAGAAGAAGCTCAAGAAAAAGGATTATTAGTTTACATTGGTCAAGAAATTGATGAAGAATTCTATAGAGAATCTTTAAACTGTGCAATTAATGATGAAAATATCGACAAAAATATTTCTGTAGTTTATACACCATTAAATGGTGCAGGATACAAAGCTGTAACAACAGTTCTTGCACGCCGTGGATTTGAAAATGTTCATGTTGTCGAAGAGCAAAAAGATCCAGATGGAACTTTCCCAACAATTGAATATCCAAACCCAGAGGACACTGCAGCATTTGAATATGGTGAAAGACTAGCTAAAGAAGTTAACGCTGATGTAATTATAGCAACTGACCCCGACTGTGATCGTCTTGCTGTAGAAGTAATTCACAATGGTGAAGTAGTTTCTCTAAATGGTAACCAAGCTGGAGCGGTATTAGTTCAATATGTTATTGAAAATCTTGCTAAACAAAACAAACTTCCAGAAAACCCAGTATTAGTTAAATCTATCGTAACTTCAAAAATGGTAGAACCACTGTGTAAAGAATACGGAGTAGAAGTAATTGACGTTCTAACTGGTTTCAAAAACATCTGTGCATTACCAAATGAATGGGATATTACAGGTGAGAAAAACTATGTGATGGGATATGAAGAAAGTATCGGATACAACGTTGGTACATTCTTACGTGATAAAGATGGTGTTACTATCGCTATGTTATTAGTAGAAGCAGCAGCATTCTACAAAACACAAGGTAAAACATTAGTAGATGTGCTGGATGGATTCTATGAAAAATATGGTTATTACCTAGATAAAACTATCTCAATCGTTTTAGAAGGAGCGGCAGGTGCTCAAAGAATTAAACGTATGATGGAAAAATATCGTGAAATCTTTGCTCGTGAAATTGCTGGAAGTGAAGTAGTAGCTATTACTGACTACTTAGTGCAAAAAGAAAAAACTGTAGCAACTGGTGAAGAAAAAGATATTGAAATCGAAAAAACAGATGCTGTTAAATTCAGTTATTCAGATGAATCTTGGTATACTTTACGTCCAAGTGGAACTGAGCCAAAAGTAAAACTTTACATCTACGTTAAAGATGCAGATAAGAAAGTTGCTGAAGAAAAATTAGTTAAATTTGAAGAAAAAGTATTAGAATTACTTTACTCAATCGATTAA
- a CDS encoding Na(+)/H(+) antiporter subunit C has protein sequence MEFYMIILCGILVGFGVYLMLSKSMMRIIIGVGLFGHAANLIILIAGGLYDGDIPIISELGKNYIDPIPAALILTAIVIGFAVTCLLISIYIANYKLKGSDNVIDLEDVENMKEERNNA, from the coding sequence ATGGAATTTTATATGATTATCTTATGCGGTATTCTTGTTGGTTTTGGTGTTTACCTTATGCTTTCTAAGAGTATGATGCGAATAATTATCGGTGTTGGTCTTTTTGGACATGCTGCTAACCTAATTATTCTTATCGCAGGTGGTCTATATGATGGTGATATCCCCATTATCTCAGAATTAGGAAAAAATTATATAGACCCAATACCAGCAGCACTTATTCTTACTGCTATCGTTATTGGTTTTGCAGTAACTTGTTTATTAATTTCAATTTATATCGCTAACTACAAACTAAAAGGAAGCGATAATGTAATTGATCTTGAAGACGTTGAAAATATGAAGGAGGAGAGAAATAATGCATAG
- a CDS encoding Na(+)/H(+) antiporter subunit B, with translation MKTNDVILKSLSAIISGCIFLLSLSLYFGGHFLPGGGFVGGLLCTMALALSMFTYGIDKVTKLLPINYVYVTAIGLLFSIGTAFSGVVVGKNFFKHHFTHIHVPIMGEMELHTAAIFDLGVYFVVVGVLMSVILAFGKDGK, from the coding sequence ATGAAAACTAATGATGTAATTTTAAAATCATTATCTGCAATTATTTCAGGTTGTATATTTCTACTTTCACTTAGTTTATACTTCGGTGGGCACTTCCTTCCAGGTGGTGGTTTCGTAGGTGGACTCCTTTGTACAATGGCTCTTGCTTTATCTATGTTCACATATGGAATAGACAAAGTTACTAAACTACTTCCAATAAATTACGTTTATGTAACAGCAATCGGCTTACTTTTCTCTATCGGAACAGCTTTTAGTGGAGTTGTTGTTGGAAAAAATTTCTTTAAACATCACTTCACTCATATCCATGTTCCAATTATGGGAGAGATGGAATTACATACAGCTGCGATTTTCGACTTAGGTGTTTACTTCGTAGTTGTTGGTGTATTAATGTCAGTAATATTAGCTTTTGGAAAGGATGGTAAATAA
- the pepT gene encoding peptidase T, translated as MKYETMLERFLGYVNFKSRSNAASTTIPSTPEQKDFLRMLKGQLEELNLSDIVLNEENWFLTATLPANTDKPYDKIGFISHVDTADFNVEGINPQVIENYDGEDIVLNKELNIVMTKEEFPNLSNYKGLTLITTDGTTLLGADDKAGITEIVEAIKYLSEHPEIEHGDIRIAFGPDEEIGRGADHFDAKGFATDYAYTMDGGVLGELQYESFNAAQITYKITGVSVHPGTAKGKMKNANMIAAELASLFPEKEVPEHTEGYEGFYLLHNMQARIEEAEMVYIIRDHDREKFLARKKFAEEVATKINEKYGDVVEYELYDQYYNMGDVIKEDKRCVDVAEQAIKNVGVTPLIIPIRGGTDGSKISYMGIPTPNIFVGGENFHGQYEFSCLEHMSKAADTIVEIAKLAKK; from the coding sequence ATGAAATATGAAACTATGTTAGAACGTTTTTTAGGATATGTTAATTTTAAATCTAGATCTAATGCGGCTAGTACAACAATCCCGTCTACTCCAGAGCAAAAAGATTTCTTACGTATGTTAAAAGGTCAACTAGAAGAACTAAATCTTAGCGATATAGTCCTAAATGAAGAAAATTGGTTCTTAACAGCGACATTACCAGCTAATACTGATAAGCCTTATGACAAAATAGGTTTTATTTCACATGTAGATACAGCTGATTTTAATGTAGAAGGAATAAATCCACAAGTTATTGAAAACTACGATGGAGAAGATATAGTTTTAAATAAAGAATTAAATATTGTAATGACTAAAGAAGAGTTTCCTAATTTAAGTAACTATAAAGGTCTTACATTAATTACTACAGATGGTACAACTTTACTAGGTGCTGATGATAAAGCAGGAATTACTGAAATAGTAGAAGCTATTAAATACCTAAGTGAACATCCTGAAATAGAACATGGAGATATTCGTATCGCATTCGGTCCAGATGAAGAAATTGGACGTGGTGCTGATCATTTTGATGCAAAAGGATTCGCTACGGATTATGCTTATACTATGGATGGTGGAGTTCTAGGAGAGCTTCAATATGAAAGCTTTAATGCTGCGCAAATTACATATAAAATTACAGGAGTAAGTGTACATCCAGGTACTGCAAAAGGAAAAATGAAAAATGCTAATATGATTGCTGCTGAACTAGCTTCATTATTCCCAGAAAAAGAAGTTCCTGAGCATACAGAAGGGTATGAAGGATTCTACTTACTACACAATATGCAAGCGAGAATTGAAGAAGCGGAAATGGTTTATATTATTCGTGACCACGATAGAGAAAAATTCCTTGCACGTAAAAAATTCGCAGAAGAAGTTGCTACTAAGATTAATGAAAAATATGGCGATGTTGTTGAATATGAACTTTACGATCAATATTATAATATGGGTGATGTAATAAAAGAAGATAAACGTTGCGTTGATGTAGCTGAACAAGCTATCAAAAATGTTGGTGTAACACCATTAATTATTCCAATACGTGGAGGAACTGATGGTTCTAAAATTTCTTACATGGGTATTCCGACTCCTAATATTTTCGTTGGGGGAGAAAACTTCCATGGACAATATGAATTTAGTTGCTTAGAACATATGTCAAAAGCGGCTGATACAATAGTGGAGATTGCTAAATTAGCAAAAAAGTAG
- a CDS encoding acyl-CoA thioesterase has product MQEVMNYKDTRIENFHTIYPNHMNRHDTLFGGQTLYWLDDVQGLVIRRYTHLPFFTASIDTYQFLDVVHRHEALIINSYISRVGTRSVEIFAELSAFNHETRHTRLVGICFSTFAINRDTVLEKPLPKVEYTDEISKFVSSSYADRQSGKLSARQFCKEYLKYYNK; this is encoded by the coding sequence ATGCAAGAAGTTATGAATTATAAAGATACTAGGATTGAAAACTTCCATACTATATATCCTAACCATATGAACAGACATGACACATTATTCGGTGGACAAACTCTATACTGGCTTGACGATGTACAAGGTTTAGTAATACGTAGATATACACACCTACCCTTCTTTACAGCAAGTATTGACACATATCAATTTTTAGATGTTGTACATAGACACGAAGCATTAATTATCAATAGTTATATTTCTAGAGTTGGTACTAGAAGTGTGGAGATTTTTGCAGAACTAAGTGCATTTAATCATGAAACTAGACATACTCGTCTAGTTGGAATCTGTTTCTCAACATTCGCTATTAATAGAGACACTGTCCTTGAGAAACCTTTACCAAAAGTAGAATATACTGACGAAATTTCAAAATTTGTTAGCTCTTCATACGCAGATAGACAAAGCGGAAAATTATCAGCTAGACAATTCTGTAAAGAATATCTAAAATATTATAATAAATAG
- the deoD gene encoding purine-nucleoside phosphorylase — MSHKQTPHIKPNGVEIAETILLPGDPLRAKFIAETFLEDAVCFNEVRGMLGYTGTYKGKKISVMGTGMGPASIGIYSYELIHTFGVKNLIRIGTCGALQPEVKLYDVILGMGSSTNSNYMHQYNIPGNYSLTASFDLLLKAYNKAQEMGQQVHVGNILCSEIFYNADEKAMENWIKMGVLAVEMESTALYANATAAGVNALTILTVSDSLVTGEETTPEERQTAFTKMMEIALGLA, encoded by the coding sequence ATGTCACATAAACAAACACCACATATTAAACCAAATGGAGTAGAAATCGCTGAAACGATTCTTTTACCGGGAGATCCTTTAAGAGCAAAATTTATTGCTGAAACTTTCTTAGAAGATGCCGTTTGTTTTAATGAAGTGCGTGGTATGCTAGGATATACTGGAACATACAAAGGTAAAAAGATTTCTGTAATGGGAACTGGTATGGGACCAGCTAGTATCGGTATTTATTCTTATGAATTAATTCATACATTTGGAGTGAAAAACTTAATTAGAATTGGAACTTGTGGAGCATTACAACCAGAAGTAAAATTATACGATGTAATCTTAGGTATGGGGTCTTCTACAAATTCAAATTACATGCACCAATACAATATCCCAGGAAACTATAGCTTAACAGCTTCATTTGATCTATTATTAAAAGCATACAATAAAGCTCAAGAAATGGGACAACAAGTACACGTTGGGAATATTTTATGTAGTGAGATTTTCTATAATGCTGATGAAAAAGCTATGGAAAACTGGATTAAAATGGGAGTTTTAGCTGTTGAAATGGAAAGTACTGCATTATACGCTAACGCAACCGCAGCAGGAGTTAATGCTTTAACAATCTTAACAGTAAGTGACTCTTTAGTAACAGGAGAAGAAACTACTCCTGAAGAAAGACAAACAGCGTTTACTAAAATGATGGAAATTGCTTTAGGTCTAGCATAA
- the mbhE gene encoding hydrogen gas-evolving membrane-bound hydrogenase subunit E yields the protein MLQLAVFFPVIAMFFIPFLRKNFKNIHTGKFVIIVPLILFGYFVSNIKYIYSGGTIYKKLAFVSNAGLDINLNLDGLSLLFSLLITGIGTLVILYSCYYMSISDEKLHKFYIFLLIFMSAMLGVVLSDNMLSMYMFWELTSVSSFLLISYWHENDASRKGALKSLIITVFGGVLMLAGIFILNSITGSFNVSEIIDFTNNHGYNSKYIIAMILILFGAFTKSAQFPFHIWLPDAMAAPTPISSYLHSATMVKAGIYLLLRIGIVFSFTPAFGNVLIVFGTITMLLGSISAIFLKDLKGILAYSTISQLGMMTLMIGVANLGLYNDNHYIYTFAFYAVCFHIINHAAFKASLFMITGIIDHSFHTRDIKQLRGVRMYMPLGFILSIIAGFSMAGIPPLSGFYSKEYFLTAVYGLLNSSMLYMIIVIAVVISALGTAVYSLILAFKPFLGTFDSKVLGDKKLHLPKNGMFISPIILVIFVIINTFIKDYIVIPAQQAALAVKTTNNEVITHVHHDSFISSELLTSIFVIIASFVIYKVFASGNSIYSMNPSIISIHGAYNNLGILLHKVSGRLHDAFITNQLRRNMSYIFCGLSATIISGYFAIGRPMIINNFSTIHYMNIFIGLCIVLCCVALTRVYNRLVLIILSSGVGFMMTGLYVTFRAPDLAMTQFVIESISTIIFLIAFILLTDKTRQVEKNSFKLTNAIIATLTGVSFIIVGLVSYAYKNPSEISQFYFDNVVASGGGNIVNVIIVDFRGFDTLFEITVMTMVALIIYAMFKIIKRGGPKDEN from the coding sequence ATGTTACAATTAGCTGTCTTTTTCCCAGTAATTGCGATGTTTTTCATACCTTTCTTAAGAAAAAACTTCAAAAATATTCATACTGGAAAATTTGTTATAATTGTACCATTAATTCTGTTTGGATATTTTGTATCAAATATAAAATATATCTATTCAGGTGGGACAATATATAAAAAATTGGCATTTGTTTCTAATGCAGGACTTGATATTAACCTTAATCTTGACGGTTTATCACTTCTTTTCTCATTACTAATTACAGGAATTGGTACCTTAGTAATCTTATATTCATGTTACTATATGAGTATTTCAGATGAAAAACTACATAAATTTTATATATTTCTATTAATATTCATGTCAGCAATGCTAGGAGTAGTATTATCTGATAATATGCTTAGTATGTACATGTTTTGGGAGTTGACTTCTGTATCTTCTTTCCTACTTATTAGTTATTGGCATGAAAATGATGCTTCAAGAAAAGGTGCTTTAAAATCATTAATAATTACTGTTTTTGGTGGTGTATTAATGCTAGCAGGTATCTTCATTCTAAATAGTATCACTGGTAGTTTTAACGTTAGTGAAATAATTGACTTCACTAATAATCATGGTTACAACAGTAAATATATTATCGCTATGATTCTTATTTTATTTGGTGCATTCACTAAATCAGCTCAATTTCCATTTCATATTTGGTTACCTGATGCAATGGCTGCTCCAACTCCAATTAGTAGTTATCTTCACTCTGCGACAATGGTTAAAGCCGGTATTTATTTATTACTTAGAATTGGAATTGTATTCTCATTCACACCAGCTTTCGGAAATGTCTTAATTGTTTTTGGTACTATTACTATGTTATTAGGATCAATATCTGCAATTTTTTTAAAAGATCTAAAAGGGATTTTAGCATATTCAACAATCAGTCAGCTTGGTATGATGACACTTATGATTGGTGTTGCAAACTTAGGTCTATATAATGATAATCATTATATTTATACTTTTGCATTTTATGCTGTATGTTTCCATATTATTAATCACGCAGCATTTAAAGCTAGCTTGTTTATGATAACTGGTATAATAGATCACTCATTCCATACTAGAGATATTAAACAACTAAGAGGAGTAAGAATGTATATGCCTCTTGGATTTATATTAAGTATAATAGCTGGATTCTCTATGGCAGGAATTCCACCATTAAGTGGATTCTACTCAAAAGAATATTTCTTAACAGCTGTATATGGTTTATTAAATTCTAGTATGTTATACATGATAATTGTTATAGCTGTTGTAATCAGTGCTCTAGGAACAGCAGTATATTCATTAATATTAGCTTTCAAACCATTCCTAGGTACTTTCGATAGTAAAGTACTTGGAGACAAAAAACTTCATTTACCAAAAAATGGAATGTTTATTTCTCCAATAATACTTGTAATCTTCGTTATTATTAACACGTTTATTAAAGATTACATTGTAATTCCAGCTCAACAAGCTGCTCTTGCTGTAAAAACAACAAATAATGAGGTAATAACTCATGTTCATCATGATAGTTTCATATCATCTGAGCTTCTTACTTCTATTTTTGTTATAATCGCAAGCTTTGTAATTTATAAAGTTTTTGCTAGTGGAAATAGTATTTATTCAATGAATCCTAGCATTATTTCTATTCACGGTGCATATAATAATTTAGGTATATTATTACATAAAGTTAGTGGTAGACTTCACGATGCATTCATCACTAATCAACTAAGAAGAAATATGAGTTATATATTCTGTGGCCTATCAGCTACCATTATCAGTGGTTATTTTGCAATTGGTAGACCTATGATAATAAATAACTTCTCTACTATTCATTATATGAATATATTCATTGGACTATGTATTGTCCTTTGTTGTGTTGCTCTAACAAGAGTTTACAATAGATTAGTACTTATAATCCTTTCATCTGGTGTTGGATTTATGATGACTGGTTTATATGTAACTTTCAGAGCACCTGATTTAGCAATGACACAATTCGTCATCGAATCAATTTCTACAATTATCTTCTTAATAGCTTTCATTCTATTAACTGATAAAACAAGACAAGTAGAAAAAAATAGTTTCAAACTTACAAACGCAATTATTGCAACACTGACTGGTGTTAGTTTTATAATTGTAGGACTTGTATCTTATGCATACAAAAATCCATCAGAAATCAGCCAATTTTATTTCGATAACGTTGTAGCATCTGGTGGAGGAAACATAGTAAATGTTATTATCGTTGATTTCAGGGGATTTGATACCTTGTTTGAAATAACAGTTATGACGATGGTAGCTCTAATAATTTATGCTATGTTCAAAATTATTAAAAGAGGAGGACCAAAAGATGAAAACTAA